In Manis pentadactyla isolate mManPen7 chromosome 3, mManPen7.hap1, whole genome shotgun sequence, a single window of DNA contains:
- the LOC118915093 gene encoding gasdermin-C-like, with the protein MSTLFEKVSKKLAKEIDRDLKIVNFSDATKISQFAILQKKKSTSLFREKPDEPVQVSLIDILEPNSSVSSIVNQEQEREGQKNKDYHEVKGPFFFRNIMVQKHKAGISVNAGVDASLSGEATEFQEFDLEYQIVTTPFLSWIDLKKRKVLDSMLSALKNRTAAENLYVVTEIVQLVNSPKLQDVRSSNILGKLLIPWNTIFKGGAMGEDSKMEKREKILQKGMVMAYKKKKLIIKGNNWDISDDDKQRTFPEEQLRMLMSSGPVNPTILPIGRIEETFWRDFRCLQEEVSEKAEAAARLPRDVQDVVFSNVQDMLRDREALEALVHMLEQEPLGHLNGPGGTILNKLQEDSGYSWSNTKYLILYLLEAIVVLNDTQLDLLARSMEKGILLHQRELVRSILEPNFKYPWNIPFTLKPALLAPLQGEALLITCGLLEECGLEVKLNRPGSTWDLEAKQPLSALYGALSVLQQLAAA; encoded by the exons ATGTCCAccttatttgaaaaggttagcaagAAATTGGCCAAGGAGATTGACAGAGACCTGAAGATTGTCAACTtctcagatgccacaaaaatcTCTCAGTTTGCTATattacagaagaagaagagtaCTTCACTGTTTCGGGAAAAACCTGATGAACCAGTTCAAGTCTCCCTCATAGACATCCTGGAACCAAATTCTTCAGTCTCCAGTATTGTCAACCAGGAGCAAGAGAGGGAAGGACAGAAAAACAAAG ACTACCATGAAGTGAAAGGACCATTCTTCTTCAGAAATATTATGGTGCAGAAGCACAAGGCTGGTATCAGTGTGAATGCCGGCGTAGATGCGAGTTTGTCGGGGGAGGCTACCGAGTTCCAAGAGTTCGACCTCGAGTATCAGATTGTTACCACCCCATTTCTATCCTGGATAGACCTTAAAAAAAG GAAAGTGTTGGATTCAATGCTGTCAGCTCTGAAGAACCGGACAGCAGCAGAGAACCTATACGTTGTGACAGAAATTGTGCAACTGGTCAACAGTCCTAAGCTACAGGATGTCAGAAGTTCGAATATTTTGGGAAAATTGTTAATCCCTTGGAATACTATTTTCAAG GGGGGAGCCATGGGAGAGGACAGCAAAATGGAAAAAAGGGAGAAGATTCTACAGAAAGGCATGGTGATGGCCTATAAGAAGAAGAAGCTGATTATCAAGGGCAACAACTGGG ACATCTCAGATGACGACAAGCAGAGAACCTTCCCAGAAG AGCAACTGCGCATGTTAATGTCATCAG GCCCTGTAAATCCTACCATCCTGCCAATAG GAAGAATAGAAGAAACCTTTTGGCGAG ATTTCAGGTGCCTCCAAGAAGAGGTTTCTGAGAAAGCGGAGGCTGCGGCCCGGCTCCCCAGAGACGTTCAGGATGTCGTGTTCTCTAACGTCCAGGACATGCTCCGGGACCGAGAGGCCCTGGAGGCCCTCGTGCACATG CTTGAACAGGAACCTTTGGGTCATTTGAATGGCCCTGGCGGCACCATCCTAAATAAGCTACAAGAGGATTCCGGGTATTCATGGAGTAACACAAAGTACCTCATCCTTTACCTGCTAGAAGCCATAGTCG TGCTGAATGACACCCAACTTGATCTGCTGGCCCGGTCCATGGAGAAGGGGATCCTGCTGCATCAGCGGGAGCTG GTCCGGAGCATCCTGGAGCCCAACTTCAAGTACCCCTGGAACATTCCCTTCACCCTGAAGCCCGCGCTCCTGGCCCCCCTCCAGGGCGAGGCTTTGCTGATCACCTGCGGCCTGCTGGAGGAGTGTGGCCTGGAGGTGAAGCTGAATAGGCCCGGGTCCACCTGGGACCTGGAAGCCAAGCAGCCGCTGTCTGCCCTGTACGGGGCCCTGtcggtcctgcagcagctggcgGCAGCCTGA